Within the Vagococcus carniphilus genome, the region TTTATTCTTAGGAGTAGTGATTTTACCAATTGAAATAATTAGTATGGTTATCATTATTTTCTCAGTCTTTTTACTTTCTAGAAATAGTGATATGTAATAAAGGTAATAATTATTTTAATTTAAATGAAAAATGAGCTATAATAAAATAGATTAAAAAAATCTTATTATAAGATGGTACGAATATTAGGAGGTAGTTTCATGTCCAAACAACAAATCGGTGTCGTAGGAATGGCCGTGATGGGAAAAAATTTAGCTTTAAATATTGAAAGCAGAGGATATTCAGTTTCCATCTTTAACAGAACAGGATCTAAAACTGAAGAGGTTGTCAAAGAACATCCTGATAAAAAATTGGTAGCAACTTATACTGTTGAAGAATTTGTTGATTCTTTAGAAAAACCACGTCGTATTATGTTAATGGTTCAAGCCGGAAAAGCAACAGATTTAACGATCCAAAGCTTGTTACCTCATTTAGATAATGGAGATGTTTTAATTGATGGAGGAAACACATTCTATCAAGATACAATTAGAAGAAACGAAGAGTTAGCAAACTCAGGTATTAACTTTATTGGAACTGGTGTTTCAGGTGGAGAAGAAGGCGCATTAAAAGGCCCTTCAATGATGCCAGGTGGTCAAAAAGAAGCTTATGAATTAGTTAGACCTATCTTTGAAAAAATTGCAGCTAAAGCTGATGACGGCATGCCGTGTGTGACGTATATTGGTCCAAATGGAGCAGGACACTATGTTAAAATGGTCCATAATGGAATTGAGTATGGAGATATGCAATTAATTGCTGAATCATATGATTTATTAACACGCGTTTTAGGGTTATCAGTTGATGAAGTAGCTGATATATTTGCTGATTGGAACCAAGGTGAATTGGATAGTTACTTAATGGAAATAACTTCTGATATTTTAACTAGAAAAGATGACTTAGGAACAGGTAAACCAATTGTTGATGTTATTTTAGATGCAGCTGGAAATAAAGGAACTGGTAAATGGACAAGCCAAAATGCACTTGATTTAGGAACTCCATTGCCATTGATTACAGAATCTGTTTTCGCTCGCTATATTTCAGCACTTAAAGAAGAACGTGTTGAAGCTAGTCAAATTATTCCAGCACCTACGTTTGCTGAATTTAGCGGAGACAAAAAAGAGTACATCGAAAAAATCCGTCAAGCTCTTTACTTTAGTAAAATTATGAGTTATGCACAAGGATTTGCTCAGTATAAAATGGCAAGTGAAGAGTATGGTTGGGATTTACAATACGGTGAAATTGCTAAAATATTCCGTGAAGGATGTATTATTCGTGCTAGATTCTTACAAGAAATTACTGACGCTTATGACCGTAA harbors:
- the gndA gene encoding NADP-dependent phosphogluconate dehydrogenase, which produces MSKQQIGVVGMAVMGKNLALNIESRGYSVSIFNRTGSKTEEVVKEHPDKKLVATYTVEEFVDSLEKPRRIMLMVQAGKATDLTIQSLLPHLDNGDVLIDGGNTFYQDTIRRNEELANSGINFIGTGVSGGEEGALKGPSMMPGGQKEAYELVRPIFEKIAAKADDGMPCVTYIGPNGAGHYVKMVHNGIEYGDMQLIAESYDLLTRVLGLSVDEVADIFADWNQGELDSYLMEITSDILTRKDDLGTGKPIVDVILDAAGNKGTGKWTSQNALDLGTPLPLITESVFARYISALKEERVEASQIIPAPTFAEFSGDKKEYIEKIRQALYFSKIMSYAQGFAQYKMASEEYGWDLQYGEIAKIFREGCIIRARFLQEITDAYDRNPELKNLLLDEYFLDITEKYQQSVRDVVALAVQSGVPTPTFSSAIAYFDSYRTADLPANIIQAQRDYFGAHTYLRKDRDGVFHYDWYSEENK